In Verrucomicrobiales bacterium, one genomic interval encodes:
- the dps gene encoding DNA starvation/stationary phase protection protein Dps encodes MKNRLTTSTEMPKMYATENDISLPRRSELNLLLNLRLASAVDLQMQMKQAHWNVKGPSFIGLHELFDQIDEAIESYVDLIAERIVQLGGVAEGTVRVAAARSRLPEYPLTIADGMAHVEAVARALSTFGQEARTTINEADELEDADTADLFTEVSRGIDKWLWFVEAHSQAPK; translated from the coding sequence ATGAAAAACCGCCTCACGACCTCCACGGAAATGCCCAAGATGTACGCCACCGAGAACGACATCTCGCTCCCGCGACGCTCGGAATTGAACCTTCTTCTGAACCTCCGGCTGGCTTCCGCGGTGGATCTCCAAATGCAGATGAAGCAAGCCCATTGGAATGTGAAGGGGCCCAGCTTCATCGGTCTGCACGAACTCTTTGATCAAATCGATGAAGCAATTGAGTCGTACGTGGACCTGATCGCGGAGAGAATCGTGCAACTCGGGGGAGTCGCCGAAGGAACTGTACGCGTGGCCGCCGCCCGATCCCGCCTTCCCGAATATCCCCTTACCATCGCGGATGGCATGGCCCATGTGGAGGCCGTCGCCCGAGCCTTGTCCACGTTTGGGCAGGAGGCTCGAACCACGATCAACGAGGCCGATGAACTTGAGGATGCCGATACTGCGGATCTGTTTACCGAGGTGTCCCGAGGCATCGACAAGTGGCTCTGGTTCGTGGAAGCCCACTCCCAAGCTCCCAAATGA
- a CDS encoding phosphoketolase family protein, protein MNTSYTLRPELLERMDAYWRAANYLSVGQIYLYDNPLLRRPLVLADVKRMLLGHWGTTPGQNFIYVHLNRVIKDHDLNMIYVSGPGHGGPAVVSNTYLEGSYSEIYPHVTQDESGLQKLFLQFSFPGGIPSHASPECPGSIHEGGELGYSLSHSFGAVFDNPSLIVACVVGDGEAETGPLATAWHSNKFLNPVTDGVVLPILHLNGYKIANPSLLARIPRQELVQLLRGYGWMPHFVQGHDPRAMHQDMATTLETVIEEIKRIQHAARVEGERARACWPMIVLDSPKGWTGPKVVDGRPIEGTFRAHQVPLSNPAGHPEHLQLLESWLRSYRPEELFDGSGRLRPELAELAPLGERRMGANPHANGGILLRDLRLPDFRDYAAPVPEPGVPGCGDVHVLGPFLRDVAKCNREARNFRVFGPDETLSNGLEALFEETNRQWESPTLPTDEFLAREGRVLDSMLSEHQCEGWLEGYLLTGRHGLFNCYEAFIHIIDSMFNQHAKWLKVTSQLPWRRKIASLNYLLASHVWRQDHNGFTHQDPGFIDHVVNKKAEVVRVYLPPDANCLLSVMDHCLRSRHYVNVVVAGKHPSPQWLSMEAAVEHCTAGIGIWKWASNDDGGEPDVVMACCGDVPTLETLAAVSILREHLPELKIRVVNVVDLMRLQPEREHPHGMPDQEFDELFTKNKPVIFAFHAYPWLIHRLTYRRTNHHNIHVRGYKEEGTITTPFDMTVLNELDRYHLVMDTMDRLPETADRGRLLKGRLVRKLAEHRQYIAKQGQDLPEIRDWKWGKSSL, encoded by the coding sequence ATGAACACTAGCTATACCCTGAGGCCGGAGCTTCTGGAGCGAATGGATGCTTATTGGCGGGCCGCGAACTATTTGTCCGTCGGGCAGATCTATCTCTACGACAACCCTCTGCTCCGAAGGCCCTTGGTGTTGGCGGACGTGAAGCGCATGCTGCTCGGCCACTGGGGTACGACACCGGGACAGAACTTCATCTACGTCCATCTGAACCGTGTCATCAAGGACCACGACCTCAACATGATCTACGTGTCGGGACCGGGCCACGGAGGCCCGGCGGTGGTCAGCAACACTTACCTGGAAGGCAGTTACAGTGAGATCTATCCCCACGTCACGCAGGACGAGTCGGGACTCCAAAAGCTCTTCCTGCAGTTCTCCTTCCCCGGCGGAATCCCGAGTCACGCCTCTCCGGAATGTCCGGGATCCATTCATGAGGGTGGCGAACTGGGGTATTCACTGAGCCACTCATTCGGCGCGGTCTTCGACAACCCCAGCCTGATTGTGGCCTGTGTCGTTGGCGATGGTGAAGCCGAGACCGGCCCGCTGGCGACGGCGTGGCATTCCAACAAATTTCTCAATCCGGTGACGGACGGAGTCGTCCTGCCCATCCTCCATTTGAATGGGTATAAGATTGCCAACCCCAGCCTGCTAGCCCGGATACCCAGGCAAGAGCTGGTCCAGTTGTTGCGCGGCTATGGATGGATGCCTCACTTTGTTCAGGGGCACGACCCCAGGGCCATGCATCAGGATATGGCCACGACACTCGAGACCGTGATCGAGGAGATTAAGCGCATTCAGCATGCGGCAAGGGTCGAGGGAGAGCGGGCCCGCGCGTGCTGGCCCATGATCGTGCTGGACTCCCCCAAGGGCTGGACCGGGCCGAAAGTAGTGGATGGACGGCCGATCGAAGGAACCTTCCGAGCCCATCAGGTTCCGCTGTCCAATCCCGCCGGGCATCCGGAGCACCTTCAACTGCTGGAGTCTTGGCTGAGGAGCTATCGTCCGGAGGAACTTTTCGATGGCTCCGGCCGACTCCGTCCCGAACTGGCCGAGCTGGCCCCGTTGGGAGAACGGCGCATGGGCGCCAACCCTCACGCCAACGGCGGGATACTACTTCGCGACCTCCGGCTTCCGGACTTCCGCGACTACGCAGCGCCGGTGCCCGAGCCGGGCGTCCCTGGCTGCGGAGACGTTCATGTGCTGGGGCCTTTCCTCAGGGATGTCGCCAAGTGTAACCGTGAAGCGCGCAATTTCCGCGTGTTCGGGCCCGATGAAACTCTATCCAACGGTTTGGAAGCTCTGTTCGAAGAAACGAACCGCCAATGGGAAAGTCCGACCCTGCCGACGGACGAATTCCTGGCACGCGAGGGCCGAGTTCTGGACTCGATGCTGAGCGAACATCAATGCGAGGGGTGGCTGGAGGGCTACTTGCTGACGGGGCGCCATGGCCTTTTCAACTGCTACGAGGCATTCATCCACATCATTGACTCCATGTTCAACCAGCACGCGAAGTGGCTCAAGGTGACCTCCCAGCTGCCCTGGCGTCGAAAGATCGCGTCGTTGAACTACCTCCTGGCCTCGCATGTGTGGAGACAGGATCACAACGGATTTACCCACCAAGACCCAGGGTTCATCGATCATGTCGTGAACAAGAAGGCCGAAGTCGTCAGAGTCTATCTTCCTCCGGATGCAAATTGTCTCCTATCGGTCATGGATCACTGCCTTCGCAGCCGGCATTACGTGAATGTCGTCGTGGCAGGCAAGCACCCGTCCCCCCAATGGCTGTCCATGGAGGCGGCCGTGGAGCATTGCACCGCGGGCATCGGGATCTGGAAGTGGGCCAGCAATGATGACGGCGGCGAACCCGATGTGGTGATGGCCTGTTGCGGCGATGTCCCGACCCTAGAGACGCTGGCGGCTGTTTCCATCCTTCGCGAGCATTTACCGGAACTCAAGATCCGCGTCGTCAACGTCGTTGACCTGATGCGACTTCAGCCGGAGCGTGAGCATCCCCACGGAATGCCGGATCAGGAGTTCGACGAACTCTTCACGAAGAACAAGCCCGTGATCTTCGCCTTCCACGCCTATCCCTGGTTAATCCATCGACTCACCTATCGTCGCACCAACCATCACAACATCCATGTGCGCGGCTACAAAGAGGAGGGCACCATCACCACTCCCTTCGACATGACGGTGCTCAACGAACTCGACCGCTATCACCTGGTGATGGACACGATGGATCGACTCCCCGAGACCGCGGATCGTGGCCGTCTCCTGAAAGGGCGGCTGGTCCGCAAGCTCGCCGAGCACCGGCAGTACATTGCCAAACAGGGTCAGGACCTGCCTGAGATTCGGGATTGGAAATGGGGCAAGAGTTCCTTGTGA
- a CDS encoding cation-translocating P-type ATPase: MKTTAPRPKPRPHVKGTTSPRDSWRVQTGEAILRTLGSTPAGLSSAEAATRLLNNGPNQLIERKHISRWRIFASQFNSLLVWILIVAGIVSGFMGQKIDALAILAIVILNAAIGYYQEYRAEQSIAALRQLTAPRANVQRDGQPQLIAATAIVIGDILALEAGDWVPADARLLETSSLKCVESTLTGEAEAVTKHSDVLKSDLVPLGDSSNMVFMGTSVAGGRGKAVVVATAMNTELGRIAGLLTETGGEEKTPLQQRLNSLAKVLVWSTLGIIGLLFGLGLMRGTKPLDLLLNAISLAVAAVPEGLPAVVTVALALGVSRMARSHALVRRLTAVETLGCTTVICTDKTGTLTLGQMTVRALYVSGRHYEVKGEGYSPQGQVLFQGKPTATADHVPLLQLGEGLVAGNYSQLQQKDGVWSLMGDPTEGALLSAGIKAGANREQIEREWPKLGELPFDSDRKRSSITRRMPDGTCRLFANGAPGPLVGLCTQVYTSTGVRSMTDEDRAHILAQTSRMAKQALRVLASAYRDLAVTPAPAMNPEEAEHDLVFVGLSGMYDPPRPEASVAVAKCQAAGIRVVMITGDHPETASAIAREIGIASPAGHTLTGAELEKLTEAQLRKQAADIAVYARVTAEHKLRIVRAWQAREAVVAMTGDGVNDAPAIKGADIGIAMGKSGTEVTRQAADMILTDDNFSTIVAAIEQGRGIYDNIRKTLQYLLAGNTAELLLMTLCLVLGMPIPLLPIHLLWINLVTDGLPALCLATDPIEADLMKRQPRRRNERIANPKFVRTMLLTGLLTAGVTFAVFLYGLRTGTTETARSSAFTVLVFAELLRAFGARSETEPIWRIPFFSNINLIAVVVISLGLQVLSQHSAVVGKILNTGYMPLMDAFGLLVIGAIPLGVLELLKLRSKR, translated from the coding sequence GTGAAAACCACCGCCCCTCGCCCCAAACCCCGGCCCCACGTTAAAGGGACGACCTCGCCTCGCGACTCATGGCGGGTTCAAACCGGGGAGGCCATTCTTCGAACCCTTGGCAGCACCCCCGCGGGCCTTTCCAGTGCCGAGGCGGCGACGCGCCTGCTTAACAACGGTCCCAATCAGCTCATCGAGCGTAAGCACATCAGCCGCTGGAGGATCTTCGCGAGCCAGTTCAACAGCCTGCTGGTCTGGATCCTCATCGTGGCAGGGATCGTTTCAGGTTTCATGGGGCAGAAGATAGATGCACTCGCCATCCTGGCCATCGTGATTCTCAATGCGGCCATCGGCTACTACCAAGAGTATCGTGCCGAGCAATCGATAGCCGCGCTCCGTCAGTTAACCGCTCCGCGAGCGAACGTGCAACGAGACGGTCAGCCGCAACTGATCGCGGCCACCGCGATCGTCATCGGGGATATCCTGGCACTCGAGGCCGGTGATTGGGTACCGGCCGACGCCCGGCTGCTGGAGACCTCTTCTCTCAAATGCGTCGAGTCCACCCTCACGGGCGAGGCGGAAGCAGTCACCAAGCATTCCGACGTGCTGAAGAGCGACCTAGTGCCATTGGGGGACAGCTCCAATATGGTCTTCATGGGAACGAGCGTCGCTGGTGGCAGAGGCAAGGCTGTCGTGGTCGCCACGGCGATGAACACCGAGCTTGGTCGCATTGCCGGGTTGCTGACGGAGACGGGGGGCGAGGAGAAAACCCCACTTCAGCAGAGACTCAACTCCCTCGCGAAGGTGTTAGTCTGGTCGACGCTGGGGATCATCGGCCTGCTGTTCGGACTGGGCCTGATGCGGGGCACCAAGCCGCTGGATCTCTTGCTTAACGCGATCAGCCTGGCGGTGGCTGCGGTTCCCGAAGGGTTGCCGGCCGTGGTGACGGTGGCACTGGCGCTCGGGGTGTCGCGGATGGCACGCTCTCACGCGCTGGTCCGACGATTAACTGCGGTGGAGACGCTGGGCTGCACCACCGTCATCTGCACCGACAAGACCGGGACCCTGACGCTCGGCCAGATGACCGTCCGGGCGCTCTATGTGTCAGGCCGTCACTACGAGGTTAAAGGCGAAGGATACAGCCCCCAAGGCCAGGTGCTGTTTCAGGGAAAACCGACGGCAACCGCCGACCACGTCCCATTGCTCCAGCTAGGCGAGGGACTCGTGGCAGGCAACTATTCACAGTTACAGCAAAAGGATGGAGTCTGGAGCCTGATGGGTGATCCGACCGAGGGAGCTTTGCTGAGCGCAGGCATCAAGGCTGGCGCCAACCGGGAGCAAATTGAGAGAGAATGGCCGAAGCTCGGCGAGCTTCCCTTTGATTCCGATCGCAAACGAAGTTCGATCACCCGCCGGATGCCGGATGGCACTTGCCGACTTTTTGCCAATGGCGCTCCCGGCCCGCTGGTCGGCCTCTGCACCCAGGTCTACACCTCAACCGGTGTCCGCTCCATGACGGACGAGGATCGCGCCCACATCCTGGCCCAGACTTCGCGCATGGCCAAACAAGCCCTGCGTGTACTCGCCTCCGCCTATCGCGACTTGGCTGTTACTCCCGCGCCAGCAATGAATCCGGAGGAGGCAGAACACGATCTCGTCTTCGTCGGGCTGTCTGGTATGTACGACCCTCCTCGCCCTGAAGCCAGTGTTGCGGTGGCCAAGTGTCAGGCGGCAGGCATCCGGGTCGTGATGATTACAGGTGACCATCCCGAGACGGCGTCCGCCATCGCCCGCGAGATCGGCATCGCGTCGCCGGCAGGACACACCCTCACTGGTGCCGAGCTGGAAAAACTCACGGAGGCTCAACTGAGAAAGCAGGCAGCCGACATTGCCGTGTACGCACGGGTCACGGCCGAGCACAAGCTGCGGATCGTGCGGGCATGGCAAGCCAGGGAGGCGGTGGTCGCGATGACGGGCGACGGAGTGAACGATGCGCCGGCCATCAAGGGAGCCGACATTGGCATCGCCATGGGAAAATCCGGAACCGAGGTCACCCGCCAGGCGGCGGACATGATCCTCACCGACGACAACTTCTCCACCATTGTGGCCGCCATCGAACAAGGGAGAGGCATCTATGATAATATTCGCAAGACCCTCCAGTACCTCTTGGCTGGCAACACTGCGGAGCTGCTGCTGATGACCTTGTGCCTGGTGCTTGGAATGCCCATCCCCCTGCTGCCCATCCACCTCCTGTGGATCAATCTAGTGACCGATGGATTGCCCGCGCTCTGCCTGGCCACGGATCCAATCGAAGCCGATCTTATGAAGCGCCAGCCGCGCCGGAGAAACGAACGCATTGCCAATCCAAAGTTCGTGCGCACCATGCTTCTCACGGGACTTTTAACAGCGGGAGTTACCTTCGCCGTCTTTCTCTATGGGCTTCGCACAGGGACCACGGAGACCGCGCGTTCGTCCGCCTTCACCGTTCTGGTCTTCGCAGAACTATTGCGAGCCTTTGGGGCACGGAGCGAAACTGAGCCCATCTGGAGGATTCCATTCTTCAGCAATATCAACCTCATTGCGGTGGTTGTCATTTCCCTGGGCCTGCAAGTGCTCAGCCAGCACAGCGCGGTCGTGGGAAAGATTCTCAACACCGGCTACATGCCACTGATGGACGCGTTCGGGTTGCTCGTGATCGGAGCTATTCCGCTGGGTGTCCTGGAGTTGTTAAAACTCAGATCCAAGCGGTAG
- a CDS encoding type II toxin-antitoxin system prevent-host-death family antitoxin: MRTATIRQIRHDFTTVLNWVEEGEEVEISKRGKIVALITAPPKRKAVRPKPRPDFAARLKRIYGDKALSGNIIVEERNSRPY, translated from the coding sequence ATGAGAACGGCCACAATTCGTCAAATCCGCCACGACTTCACCACCGTGCTCAACTGGGTGGAGGAGGGCGAAGAAGTCGAAATCAGTAAGCGCGGCAAGATCGTCGCTCTCATTACTGCCCCTCCGAAGCGAAAAGCCGTTCGACCGAAGCCGCGCCCCGACTTCGCGGCGCGCCTCAAGCGCATTTACGGTGACAAGGCGCTGTCAGGAAACATTATCGTTGAGGAACGAAACTCTCGGCCTTACTAA
- a CDS encoding type II toxin-antitoxin system VapC family toxin gives MSPYADTSFLAAVYSPEADSLKALGLMQRLRQPLPFTPFHRHELRNGIRLRVFRKELSIEHRQAAFRSIDADLEESILIHTPISWTDTFRQAERLAAAHTETLGFRSFDLIHVGLALVLGSTEFLTFDMRQASLAKAAGLKVRP, from the coding sequence ATGAGCCCCTATGCCGACACCAGTTTCCTGGCCGCAGTTTATTCGCCCGAGGCCGACTCCTTAAAAGCACTTGGTCTCATGCAGCGTCTCCGGCAACCACTTCCCTTTACCCCGTTCCACCGGCATGAGCTCAGAAATGGGATCCGCCTCCGTGTGTTCCGCAAGGAACTGAGTATCGAGCACCGCCAAGCGGCGTTCCGTTCGATCGATGCGGATCTGGAAGAGAGCATCTTGATCCACACCCCAATTTCGTGGACTGACACATTCCGCCAGGCGGAACGGCTCGCCGCAGCCCATACCGAGACCCTCGGTTTTCGCAGCTTTGACTTGATACATGTGGGACTTGCGCTGGTTCTGGGCTCGACAGAGTTCCTGACTTTTGACATGCGACAAGCCTCGCTCGCCAAAGCCGCAGGTCTCAAAGTCAGGCCGTAG
- a CDS encoding DUF3309 domain-containing protein, which translates to MSIGTILLIVLVLMLIGALPSWGHSKNWGYGPSGGLGLVVIILLVLVLTGRL; encoded by the coding sequence ATGTCTATCGGAACCATCCTCCTCATTGTGCTCGTCCTCATGCTCATCGGCGCGCTGCCTTCCTGGGGGCATAGTAAAAACTGGGGCTACGGCCCGAGCGGAGGCCTCGGTCTCGTGGTGATCATCCTCCTCGTGCTAGTTTTGACCGGAAGGCTTTAA
- a CDS encoding NIL domain-containing protein: MAKESKRYWLTFDSKGVRRPLIWEMSKKFDVVFDIRSATVTPLLGIMAIELSGDGDVIAATVKWLKRRGVQVDPI; encoded by the coding sequence ATGGCTAAAGAATCCAAACGCTACTGGCTCACCTTCGACTCCAAAGGGGTTCGACGTCCGCTCATCTGGGAAATGAGCAAGAAGTTTGACGTCGTCTTCGATATCCGTAGCGCCACTGTCACTCCGCTGCTCGGCATCATGGCGATCGAGCTCTCCGGCGACGGGGACGTCATCGCAGCCACGGTCAAGTGGCTGAAGCGTCGTGGAGTTCAGGTGGACCCGATCTGA
- a CDS encoding thioesterase family protein has translation MKTRPPFGLVGELKLTVGSEHVIDFASDGMPVVFSTPKMIGLIERVARESLYPFLESNERTVGVEVDIKHLAPTPLGASVTILTRLIGAEGVFLDFTTEVRDQHELIARGLHKRAVIRVESFARRVARKSAAVR, from the coding sequence ATGAAGACGCGGCCTCCATTCGGACTGGTGGGTGAACTGAAACTCACCGTGGGCTCGGAACATGTCATCGATTTTGCATCCGACGGCATGCCGGTTGTCTTCAGCACTCCCAAGATGATCGGATTGATCGAGCGGGTCGCTCGTGAATCCTTGTATCCCTTTCTTGAATCTAACGAGCGAACCGTCGGGGTGGAGGTGGACATCAAACATTTGGCTCCCACTCCTCTGGGAGCATCGGTGACCATCCTAACCCGGCTCATTGGCGCGGAAGGCGTCTTTCTCGACTTCACCACCGAGGTGCGCGATCAACATGAGCTCATCGCTCGCGGGCTGCACAAGCGCGCGGTTATCCGTGTGGAAAGCTTCGCGCGCCGTGTGGCCCGCAAATCCGCAGCGGTACGATAA
- a CDS encoding ABC transporter permease subunit has product MTFLPIVERELRVASRRAGTHWMRSGAAFAAIAIGAIVYVTSGQQAAAGIGTMIFWSLTTVAGLFCLIAGARSTSDSLSEEKRDGTLGLLFLTDLRGYDVVAGKFVAGSMHSLYALMATLPTLALPLLMGGVTAGEFWRVALVLLNTMFFSLSAGMIASAVTTHERHSAGLCTGIVLFFAAVLPLIGGILGAYYNWSQPPYALILPSPGAAYFYAFAANYPSHEAAFAVSLLITHVCGWLFLISAGFIVRNSWQDKPPASSGWRFGARWVQWSLGNSVQRARHRTRLLEVNAFYWLAARSRIKPALVWATIALAGSGWILGWVKYDGYWLEPTTYIITAFLLNSILKGWLVSETCLQLAEDRRTGALELLLSTPLEVADVIEGQFQALRRQFLGPVVFAIVLALCFLGAGLRHPDMMGERGLWWVTWIASLLVLLTDLWAVFHVGLWQSLTTANANRANSATMMRILWTPWIIWGAVLFLIATLTERAHYGEAIFLWLFISLAVSLAFGFAARRKLLSEFRQAATLRYLPRAPLWNRLFG; this is encoded by the coding sequence ATGACCTTCCTACCCATCGTCGAACGGGAACTGCGCGTCGCTTCGCGGCGAGCGGGAACTCATTGGATGCGGAGCGGGGCGGCCTTCGCCGCCATCGCGATCGGAGCGATCGTCTACGTGACATCAGGGCAACAGGCAGCCGCGGGGATCGGCACCATGATTTTCTGGTCACTCACGACCGTGGCCGGACTGTTCTGCCTCATCGCCGGAGCGCGCAGCACCTCGGACAGCCTCAGCGAGGAGAAACGCGACGGCACGCTGGGACTCCTGTTCCTCACGGATCTTCGGGGCTATGATGTGGTGGCAGGAAAGTTTGTCGCGGGTTCCATGCATTCGCTCTACGCGTTGATGGCCACGCTCCCGACGCTCGCCCTGCCGCTCTTGATGGGGGGCGTCACGGCGGGTGAATTCTGGCGTGTCGCACTCGTGCTGTTGAACACGATGTTTTTTTCCCTATCGGCGGGCATGATCGCCTCAGCCGTGACAACTCACGAGCGCCACTCGGCCGGCTTGTGCACGGGGATCGTCCTGTTCTTCGCGGCGGTGCTCCCCTTGATCGGGGGAATTCTCGGAGCCTACTACAATTGGAGTCAGCCGCCTTACGCGTTGATACTGCCCAGCCCGGGTGCCGCTTACTTTTATGCCTTTGCCGCAAACTATCCCAGCCATGAGGCAGCCTTCGCGGTTTCGTTGCTGATTACTCATGTGTGCGGCTGGCTTTTCCTCATCAGTGCGGGCTTCATTGTGCGAAACTCCTGGCAGGACAAGCCGCCAGCGAGCTCAGGATGGAGGTTCGGCGCGAGATGGGTCCAGTGGTCGTTGGGCAACTCCGTGCAGAGAGCCAGACATCGCACGCGACTACTGGAGGTCAATGCCTTCTATTGGCTGGCAGCGCGTTCGCGCATTAAGCCCGCCTTGGTGTGGGCAACCATCGCTCTGGCAGGATCCGGTTGGATTCTGGGGTGGGTGAAGTATGACGGCTATTGGCTGGAGCCGACCACCTACATCATCACCGCCTTCCTCCTGAACTCGATTCTGAAGGGCTGGCTGGTGAGTGAGACGTGCCTTCAGCTCGCCGAGGATCGGCGCACGGGGGCCTTGGAGCTGCTCCTCTCCACCCCTCTGGAGGTTGCGGACGTGATTGAGGGACAATTCCAGGCGCTGCGCCGCCAATTCTTGGGCCCCGTGGTTTTCGCTATCGTTCTTGCCCTCTGTTTCCTGGGAGCAGGGCTGCGTCATCCCGACATGATGGGCGAAAGGGGGTTGTGGTGGGTAACGTGGATTGCCAGCCTGCTCGTCCTCCTCACCGATCTATGGGCGGTGTTCCACGTCGGCCTCTGGCAAAGCCTGACCACAGCCAATGCGAACCGGGCCAACTCGGCCACCATGATGCGGATCCTGTGGACACCCTGGATCATCTGGGGTGCAGTCCTGTTCCTGATCGCGACCCTTACCGAGAGAGCTCATTACGGGGAGGCGATCTTTCTGTGGCTATTCATTAGCCTCGCGGTGAGTCTGGCGTTCGGATTCGCCGCCCGCCGAAAGCTGCTGTCCGAGTTTAGACAGGCGGCCACGTTACGCTACCTTCCGCGGGCTCCGCTGTGGAACCGACTTTTCGGCTGA
- a CDS encoding PQQ-binding-like beta-propeller repeat protein, which yields MNLFPRSHSASPLVCLLGFLLCLVSSRCGAADWPQWRGVQRDGQVAGEAPPASLSADLKPLWRLPVGPGLAAPVVAGDTLVYLDEQSGQETVHIVSASNGKVLRQTSFAEGFGDEWGRGPRSTPVLDGDRVYVQSCMGEFRCLNLSDLSTRWRTHFEKDFGVIFVGTKVLEGAAIRRGHNGSAVIDGDRILVPVGSTNGATFVCFDKRTGTVLWKSMSEETAYSSPVISTLAGIRQLVALTADSLVGIQVETGRLLWRFPIKTAAKRHALTPVVLGDDRVVVASHSYGMVCVQVVKSTESLTVKQLWLNRELKVNLSTPTRSGSSLFGFGGTTDYLCINPDTGAIRWSQPGFGKGAKTDFVATIAVGDKLITLNEAGQLSLLAASPEKFESLGQVQVCGKTWSHPAYARGRIYVRDGRELQCFALTDSK from the coding sequence ATGAACCTATTCCCGCGATCTCATTCAGCCAGCCCGCTGGTCTGCCTGCTGGGTTTCCTTCTTTGCCTCGTCTCAAGCCGATGCGGGGCAGCGGACTGGCCGCAGTGGCGAGGAGTTCAACGTGATGGCCAGGTCGCAGGGGAAGCCCCACCCGCAAGCCTGAGCGCAGACCTCAAACCCCTCTGGCGACTTCCGGTCGGCCCTGGGCTAGCGGCTCCGGTTGTAGCCGGAGATACCCTGGTCTATCTGGATGAGCAGTCGGGACAGGAGACCGTTCACATCGTCTCGGCATCCAACGGAAAGGTACTTCGCCAGACTTCCTTTGCCGAAGGGTTCGGCGATGAATGGGGCCGAGGACCTCGCTCAACACCCGTTCTCGACGGAGACCGGGTGTATGTCCAGTCCTGCATGGGCGAGTTTCGCTGCCTGAACCTGAGCGACCTCTCGACCCGGTGGCGCACGCACTTTGAAAAAGACTTCGGGGTCATCTTCGTGGGCACAAAAGTTCTGGAGGGAGCCGCCATTCGACGGGGGCACAATGGATCGGCGGTCATTGATGGCGACCGCATCCTCGTACCGGTGGGCAGCACCAATGGGGCGACCTTCGTGTGCTTTGACAAGCGCACTGGCACGGTTCTCTGGAAGTCGATGAGCGAGGAGACCGCCTATTCCAGCCCGGTCATCTCGACCTTGGCAGGGATCCGGCAGCTCGTGGCGCTTACGGCAGATTCTCTGGTCGGGATTCAGGTGGAGACCGGCAGGCTGCTGTGGCGGTTTCCCATCAAGACAGCGGCCAAGCGGCATGCGCTCACACCAGTGGTCCTGGGCGACGACCGGGTCGTGGTCGCCTCGCACAGTTACGGGATGGTCTGCGTTCAGGTAGTGAAGTCAACAGAATCCCTGACGGTAAAGCAGCTCTGGCTGAACCGTGAACTCAAAGTCAATCTATCGACTCCAACTCGATCTGGCAGCTCGCTATTTGGATTCGGCGGAACCACTGACTATCTCTGCATTAACCCGGACACGGGCGCGATCCGATGGTCTCAACCTGGTTTCGGCAAGGGTGCCAAAACGGATTTTGTGGCGACCATAGCGGTGGGCGACAAACTCATCACCCTCAACGAAGCCGGCCAACTATCGCTTCTGGCAGCGTCACCAGAGAAGTTTGAAAGCCTCGGACAGGTCCAAGTGTGCGGCAAAACCTGGTCGCATCCCGCCTACGCTCGTGGCCGCATCTATGTGCGCGACGGACGTGAGCTGCAATGCTTCGCACTGACGGACTCTAAGTAG